GGGACACATGTGGGGCGACCCGACGACGCTCAACACGAGGTGTCCCTCGGTGAACGACAGGAGTTCCTCGCGGAGCGCGGTGGCGCCCGACTCGCTGTAGTAGTCGTGGCCCGCCTGCTCGAGGCCGGGAATCCGTTCGGGTTCGAGTGTCGACCCGGTCGCCAACACGAGGTAGTCGTAACTGAGCGACGGACCGTCGCCGAATCCGAGGCGCTTGCTCTCGGTGTCGATGTCGGTCACGCGGTCGATTCGGAGGTCGACCTCGTCGGGGACGAGTTCGTCGAGGCGGCGCCGGCCGTCGGCCGGTTCGCGCTGGTCGAACGGCACGTACAGCCACACCGGCTTGTAGACGTGGTCGGGGTCGTCGTTGACGAGGGTGATGTGGACGTCCCCGGCTGCGACCTCGGCGTCGAGGCGCTCGGCGAGGTCGTTCGCGAGGACGGTCCCGCCAGTCCCGCCACCGACGACGACGACGTGTTCGGTCATGCTTTCTCCACGTAGAACGCCGTGTGGTCGTCTCGCTCTTCGACGGCGAGGACGTCGTTCCCGGCTTCCTCGGCCCACTCGGGCACGTCGGTTCGGGACTGCTCGTTGTCACTCAGGAGGCGGACGACGTCCCCGGAGTCGGCACCCCGGATGGCGCTCACGAGGTCCATCAGTGGACCCGGGCACGCTGCGCCGCGCGCGTCGACCG
The nucleotide sequence above comes from Halobacterium litoreum. Encoded proteins:
- a CDS encoding sulfurtransferase TusA family protein, whose amino-acid sequence is MPDIEPKTTVDARGAACPGPLMDLVSAIRGADSGDVVRLLSDNEQSRTDVPEWAEEAGNDVLAVEERDDHTAFYVEKA